The stretch of DNA AGGCAGAGATCGAGACCGCGCTGGCGGCGCTGCGGCCCGAGGACCGCAGTTGGGGCCTGGTGATTGACGGCATCGGCGGGATCGGCAAGACGGCGCTGGCGGTGGAGGTGGCCCATCTCTGCCGGGAGCGCGCCTCGTTCGAGGTGGCGCTCTTCGCCACGGCCAAACAGACCCGCCTGGACCCCGGCGGCGAGATGCCCCTGGAGACGACGCCCACGCTCGACGCGCTGCTGAGCGCGTGCGCCCGCGCCCTGGGTGCCATCGGCGCGGCACAGGCCGCCGGAGCCGAGAAACGCCGCGCCCTGCTCGACGCGCTGCACGCCGAGAGCGGCCCGCAGCGCCGCGTGCTGCTCATCCTGGACAACCTGGAGACGCTGCCCGAGGCCGACCAGAAAGCCGCAGTCGAGTTCATGCGCGCCCTGCCGCCCCACTGCAAGGGCATCGTCACCAGCCGCAAGCGCACCGGCGACGGCGCGGTCTGGCTGCGGCTGGAGAAACTGGCCTGGGCGGCCGCCCGCGACCTGATCGCGGCGGAGGCCGCCCGCGCGCCCAACCTGCGGCGCTGCCTGGAGCAGGCCGGCGCGGCCCGCTGGCAGGAGCTCTACGACGCGGCGGGCGGCTCGCCCCTGGCGCTGCGCTGGACGCTGGGCCTCATGCGACAGCGCGACCTCTCGCTCGACCGTGCGCTGGCGCTCCTGGGCAACGTGCGCGCCGATTCCGACCTCTTGCAGTTCATCTACCGCGAGGCGCGGGCCACGATGGAGACC from Armatimonadota bacterium encodes:
- a CDS encoding AAA family ATPase: MNDDREALERTLNRARQALALLEERAAGYTTLTIPVDLFIELDEKRKEVARLEARLAGSADAALPDTLPRRDLFFGREAEIETALAALRPEDRSWGLVIDGIGGIGKTALAVEVAHLCRERASFEVALFATAKQTRLDPGGEMPLETTPTLDALLSACARALGAIGAAQAAGAEKRRALLDALHAESGPQRRVLLILDNLETLPEADQKAAVEFMRALPPHCKGIVTSRKRTGDGAVWLRLEKLAWAAARDLIAAEAARAPNLRRCLEQAGAARWQELYDAAGGSPLALRWTLGLMRQRDLSLDRALALLGNVRADSDLLQFIYREARATMETNDWRVLSALSLFAAPARFEMLAAITELSRLALESALERLSAYSLVDMLGPDGPYSLHPLTRRLAADERRADPRAERALQLRFARVWVEYAQRYGGDDKDAYLNYPRLEAEWPNLEAAAAALHGLLLPLPQAGEGWGEGQKE